Within the Maniola hyperantus chromosome 7, iAphHyp1.2, whole genome shotgun sequence genome, the region TGTCTTACTACACCGGCCATTTGCATTACTCCAAACTTTTACTTTTCACTAATAGTCAAATAttctataggtactttttaatattCTATCTATATCATATGCgaactgaataaaaaattattaaaattttgtggttttatttaaaaaatggggAATTCTGATTTAAATTAAAGAGGTACAAACTTTTTGTGCATAGatgttttattgatttttttcttataaataaatgatCAGTTATTAGTGTAAAATATAACTGCTACATTGTGAAGAACTTAATACTAAGAGCTATTTTCTATTTTTGCAGAACAATAAAGTATGTCAGGTGTACtaaggctgagatttatagagccctagcttatgccagcgacttcgtccacgtggacttcacaaattcgaacccctattttatccccttagggattgaattttcatgcagatgtctacgtcataatagctatctgcatgctaaatttcagcccgatccatccagtactttgagctgtgcgttgatagatcagtcagtcagtcaccttttcgtttttacatatttagatgctttagctttgctcagacttaagatatagatctgtctcgtttaaactcaaGTCTTAAGAATCCGCAGTCTctctagatctcagcctaagttgTATTTTAGAACTACAAAAAATACCTATTAGTTTAATAAATGTTTGAAAGacattctaatttttttctatacatatattgcatttaaattaaatagatcACAAGCTTTAATATACTACCTAAAAATgggaacaaaaaaaattatagcacaTATTTAACAAGTAGCGATTagatgattaattaattatccttatgaataataaaatatgaatacaTGGACTAGTCTGAAGTATTCTGTATGACTATCAGAATAAATTCACGATCTGGTGCAATCAATATCTCGTGTCTCCTGCTTCTCACTCTCAGGAATGACAGCTCATTTGTGGAATCCTGAAAATTAGAATAACTTCAACAATGGTATTAATTACACTCTAAACTTATCTAAATAGGTCTCAATCTAGTGCTATACTTTTCCACAGGTAGccttatgaaagggatagcaatatacagggtgtaaccagaacgctagcaaaaacgaaggcaggtgatagtactgatgataacTGATATACCACAAAACGcgcgatatttttttaatcggtactcttattataaatgcgaaagtgtgtttgtttgttggtttgtccttcaatcacggtgcaacggattgacgtgattttttacatgggtatagataaagacaggctactttttatcccggaaaatcaaagagttcctcccacgggatttttaaaaacctaggacgaggtcgcgggcatcagctagtatcctatattttgtaaaagttcacgatgcAAATAATACATCTGACTGTCAACGGTAAAccaacgttgcgtaagtaggccattggGAGTCATGCCacatcgtaggtggggcattgaccccagttttaaacgctatacattgcgggtttgtaaaatactaaatcacttaaacaacaaaatgaggcaaatggttattggtattggattgtgtttaggtagtataaatttttgctagctttctggttacaccccgTATCTAGATCCGTCATTAGTTAAGACTTAAGAGGCGTACAACATAATTAGCCAAACTTAACTATAGGGTAAGGGTACCTGCCCACTGAAAGTGGAGTGATgtgtttagcagaccaatcTGTTTATTGAGATACCTTTCACAGTACCTAAATCAAACAggtttaacaaaaatattggGTTTAAATGAAAATGGATTGCTGGTTTATTCTGGATATTTTCATCTGCACCATCAGGTATTGAAGGCTTGAAGGACAgattgtaagtaagtacctttttataaatatttaagtaatttaatgttGAAGTATGGGCAAAGGCTTTTACTGAGAAGAGCTATGGACCAGAAAAACTGATTTAAATCCAGATATAAGGTGTGCAAAAGAAAAGttgatacataaaaatttatTGCATACTAGGTACCTGACCCACTCATGCTCCCGAATGTATAAAGGCTGGTGCTTCTAATACCCACCTATCGCTATTTCAgtttgacaaaaaaaaatagaatggATACAGTTTCTGACCTTTCACTTGACTCTTGCTCAGCAGTAAGTGTGAGTGATAAGTTGTTGTTACCCTATCTGTAGGATATGTATAGAACCATGCTCAGTTGGTTCGAATTTCTGAAGGTTCTTAGTGGGAGGTCAGATTATAAAGAAATCCTATAGAACTCAAGTTTCCAGATaaagaatttatattttatatggtTAATTGTACAATTAAACTTAGTGCATCACATACACCTAGACCCAAAAAGACAAAACTAGCtattaaaagtacttatagGGCTTCCATTAcatagatataggtacatacctactgtatCAAATCTGTTAAGTAAAACCAGAAATGCATGTGAATTACTGAAGCTAGtgttatgtaaaataaatacaatagcATTTGTAATCAATGTTTTTCCTAAATTATATTGTAATTGTAAATTACCATTTCGCGTACTACATTCCTCGCTTTCTCTGTGAGCTGACCAATGAGACCCGCGTACAACACCGATGTAGCATTATCTAATGAACTTTTTATGGGAATGCCTGAAAGGAAACAATCACTTAATGTACCGACACTAAATAACTGtattaacaaataatttataGCCAAGTGAACTGTTTccaaaccaataaataaaacatcgaTCAAACCTTCATGGTTTACGATGACGACACCCATAACACCTTTGTGTGCTTGTATTCTTTTAATAGTTTCCTCGACTTCTGTTGCCTAAAACACGTAATTATTAAACACAAGTTCACAGAAATCAACAAATTATGCCATTGTTACTGTTTACCATctcgttattttattttcaaaagtttatgTGAAATTGTGAATCACACTGCTGCCGTGCACTTGTGCACTTCTTTTTGGTTTTTTGACAATTGTCAACTGTCAACGTCATCAATTGACATTTTGGACATTTCAACTTCCAAGCACAGACAATAAACTACAGAGAATTAAGGACAATTTTTACAGTTCCGTACAAAATTGGTAAAAATGGAACCCATGTGCGATTTAAAAATTAACATCAAACCCTCCCCCCGCCCCCTTATATCAAAGTTTGCcaatcgaaaaatctgaaataattatcGTCAATAACTATAcagtatacatatattattacaGGAAAAGTAAAACCAACGCTCTAACTAGTCAGCATAGTTCTTTTGATATTATCAATAAaactctacaaacaaagttttgcaGTTCGTTATACAAAAGTGATTCGTTTTACTTCTGTAgtctgtactacggaacccttggtgcgcgagtctgactcttacttggccagttttttatttttccctaTGGTAGCACCAATTTTGAATCtataaaatattgatatttgtcACCTGTCACTTTGTTTTTACCATAGATGCCATAgataaaacaattaagtttttggtCTGGTCGCAAGTGGAAAAAAGCTATGctttgtgtttaatttttacGCTTTTAAAATTCGCGTTTTAGCGATGGCGATACGATGTTCAGCTAAACAAAAgcaataaaacttaatttataGCTTTACTTTGAATATAAATTTGGTTAAAATGTGTAACAACATTTGAGAGGACCATGAGCGAAGGCGCCGCAGAATGTACGGAAAAGCTAGATCCCAGGGTCCAGGTAAAGATAATAATCAATATAAAAGACATGCGATTCGAACAATTAGCTTTTTTATATGTATGCGGTTGTCATCGCGGATATTATGCTCGAACACGGCAGAACTATCCACTACTTTTTACAGAAAACAtgctttgttaaaaaaaaactaatttgatTTTGTACCTAGACTTATTTACCGCTATTTGAATAGCCATCAACTATCACTAAAAACAACAATATTCTAAAACAAATCTTCGATAAGGATAACTTAAAAAGCttcagaaaaaaaatctttttattcaaagtttttttttgttacaatttacatagcactttctgaaaaaaaaattattataaaactagcttcttcgtaccgcctaacagtcgattctttttcaggatttttttaaaatttttctctccgtaagaaccatccccatacttcaagaaatattatgaaaaaagaattagcgaaatcggttcagtctctcgagatttgcgattcaagcagagcaacacattcagcgattcatttttatacatagagaTAGAAAAAGTCATAATATCCTTCCTTGCTTGCTGCATTTACAAAGGACAAAATTCATgaacataaattaaaaatttagattTTGGAATTCTACAAACAAACGTTTATTAAAGCCGCGCgccataaaacaaaattgaattgaattgaactatGTAGTAGCTAATGTAAGTTTGTCAGTAAAATTACTAATAAAAGATACTTAATTGGAAtacataggtaataatttaatttgtctCACTTAGATTGAGCTAGAGCGCCTGAACACAGCAACAGATGAAATCAACCGCCTTGAAGTTGAACTGGATGAAGCCCGGCTTGCTTTCCGTCGGCTCCTGGCTGAGGGCCACCTGAGGATACAGCAGCTCACCAAGAAGCTTGGGACAAGTGTGCACAAAGCACGGCCATATTATGAAGCTAGATTCAGGGCCAATATTGTAAGTAGATTTCTTTGATGCTTGAAAGAATAATTTAATAAGcttgtacttttttttaaatagagatagtgaACAAGCGGGCCACCCAAcgctaagtgattaccgccgcccatgaacatttgcagcaccagaggaaccgctgatgctttgccggccttttaggaatttgttggtccacttcttgaataaccccaagttgtaatctagtgggaacaccgccgatgggagttggttccacagtttgcatgtgtgtggaaagaaggatctggcacagcggacggttgaagtgcaccagacacccaggtggtgagggtgaaattccttacggcgcgcggtgcggttgtagaaaaactacttacttaaaatttcaCAAAACTAATATGGTA harbors:
- the LOC117983551 gene encoding dynein light chain roadblock-type 2-like yields the protein MATEVEETIKRIQAHKGVMGVVIVNHEGIPIKSSLDNATSVLYAGLIGQLTEKARNVVREMDSTNELSFLRVRSRRHEILIAPDREFILIVIQNTSD